The following coding sequences lie in one Desertibacillus haloalkaliphilus genomic window:
- a CDS encoding H-type small acid-soluble spore protein, with translation MDAKRAQEISSSQAMANVMHNGQQVYIEHVDQSNGTATVHPLNQPTQKQSVSVDSLQEQ, from the coding sequence ATGGATGCTAAACGTGCACAAGAAATCTCATCTTCACAAGCAATGGCAAATGTCATGCACAACGGCCAGCAAGTTTACATTGAGCATGTTGATCAAAGCAATGGAACAGCAACTGTTCATCCGTTGAATCAGCCAACTCAGAAGCAAAGTGTTTCTGTCGATAGCCTGCAAGAACAATAA
- a CDS encoding SET domain-containing protein translates to MIEIKTSTLSDGEFNRGVFATRDIEKGELIHEAPVIPYPNEEHILIEETVLADYVYEYGINHSAVVLGYGMLFNHSYEPNTTYDINFEHHMFYYYAYRDIKAGEELLINYNGEVDNYDPLWFNKDENEHDDS, encoded by the coding sequence ATGATTGAAATCAAGACTTCTACATTAAGTGATGGCGAATTTAATCGAGGTGTCTTTGCGACCCGTGATATAGAAAAAGGGGAACTGATTCATGAAGCCCCGGTCATCCCTTACCCCAATGAAGAACATATTTTAATTGAAGAAACGGTCCTTGCTGATTACGTCTATGAATATGGAATCAATCATTCAGCCGTCGTATTAGGTTATGGAATGTTATTTAATCACTCTTATGAACCAAATACGACCTATGATATTAACTTTGAGCACCATATGTTTTACTATTATGCCTATCGAGATATTAAGGCTGGTGAAGAGTTGCTCATCAATTATAATGGTGAAGTTGATAACTATGATCCACTTTGGTTTAACAAGGACGAGAACGAACACGATGATTCATAA
- a CDS encoding toprim domain-containing protein yields MEDKVLIVEGTNDRKRVRRVLAEPVDIICTYGTLSDEKLESLILPIEDKDVYILVDADEAGDRLRKQLKHELPNATHLYTQKGYGQVETTPIDYLTHLLRGYFNVKEVI; encoded by the coding sequence ATGGAAGACAAGGTTTTAATCGTAGAGGGAACGAATGATCGTAAACGAGTGAGGCGTGTGTTGGCTGAACCTGTCGACATTATTTGTACGTATGGTACGCTGAGTGATGAAAAGCTTGAATCACTTATTTTACCAATCGAAGATAAAGATGTCTATATCTTAGTCGATGCGGATGAAGCTGGTGACCGCTTGCGCAAGCAGTTAAAACATGAGCTACCGAATGCCACGCATTTATATACACAAAAGGGCTACGGACAAGTGGAAACGACTCCGATTGACTACCTTACCCATCTATTAAGAGGTTACTTTAATGTAAAAGAAGTGATTTAA
- a CDS encoding ribonuclease J has protein sequence MSTQENALSIFALGGLNEIGKNMYAIQYKDEIVIIDCGNKFPDENFLGIDLIIPDITYLLENKEKVKALIVTHGHEDHIGGVPFFLKKLNVPVYGTRFTLGLIELKLKEHKLLRESKLVEIDANSNVDFAHFSIDFFKVTHSIPDCLGMVIRTPEGNIVHTGDFKFDLTPAQNEHSDIHKMAEIGKEGVLLLLSESTNAERPGSTPTEQTVGEHVEEAFMKADGKVILSTFASNVSRLQQAIDAAKQTHRKLALLGRSMVNVVNVAMERGYLDVPDGMLIDTNDINQLPPEKVAILCTGSQGEPLAALSRLSTGKYRGVDILAGDTVILAAGPIPGNERGITRIVDNLFSLGANVIYGSGSSSGMHVSGHGYQEDLKLMLTLMRPTYFVPIHGEYRMLHHHRLLAESVGVEEGHTFIMKNGDVVDIENRTARQTRKIQAGNTYVDGIGAADVGEIVLRDRKQLSEDGMLVIVLTMSKTDKNLVSDPDTISRGFVYMKDSEELMKDVNDLISRTVHELSEEDRNEWRVIKQQLKRSVGQYLFKQTKKKPMILPIIIEV, from the coding sequence TTGAGCACACAAGAGAATGCATTATCCATTTTTGCTTTAGGTGGATTAAATGAAATCGGAAAAAATATGTATGCCATCCAATACAAAGATGAAATCGTCATTATCGACTGTGGAAATAAGTTTCCCGATGAAAATTTTTTAGGGATTGATTTAATCATTCCGGATATTACATACTTGCTCGAAAATAAAGAGAAAGTCAAAGCGTTGATTGTTACGCATGGTCATGAAGACCATATCGGTGGTGTGCCTTTCTTCTTAAAAAAATTAAATGTTCCGGTTTACGGGACACGTTTTACACTCGGGTTAATTGAATTAAAATTAAAGGAGCATAAGCTACTCAGGGAATCGAAGTTAGTTGAAATTGATGCAAATTCTAATGTAGATTTTGCTCACTTTAGCATCGACTTTTTTAAAGTCACGCACAGTATTCCAGACTGTCTCGGAATGGTCATTCGTACGCCGGAAGGGAATATTGTTCATACAGGTGACTTCAAATTTGATTTAACCCCTGCGCAAAACGAACACTCGGACATTCATAAAATGGCTGAGATCGGTAAAGAAGGCGTTTTGCTTCTTTTATCTGAAAGCACGAATGCTGAACGTCCTGGCTCGACACCGACGGAACAGACCGTCGGAGAACATGTTGAAGAAGCGTTTATGAAGGCAGACGGCAAGGTGATCCTTTCGACGTTTGCATCGAATGTTAGCCGCCTTCAGCAGGCCATTGATGCGGCGAAGCAAACTCATCGGAAGCTCGCACTACTTGGACGCAGCATGGTCAATGTCGTCAACGTTGCAATGGAACGTGGTTATTTAGATGTCCCTGATGGAATGTTAATTGATACAAACGACATTAACCAACTACCTCCCGAAAAAGTCGCAATCCTCTGTACAGGAAGTCAAGGCGAGCCATTAGCGGCACTTTCAAGGCTTTCTACGGGGAAGTACCGAGGTGTTGACATATTAGCAGGAGATACGGTGATATTAGCAGCTGGACCTATCCCTGGAAACGAGCGTGGCATCACCCGTATTGTCGATAATTTATTTAGCCTCGGTGCCAATGTTATCTATGGTTCTGGTAGTTCTTCTGGGATGCATGTATCCGGACACGGCTATCAAGAGGATTTAAAGTTAATGTTAACGCTGATGAGACCAACATATTTTGTCCCGATTCATGGCGAGTATCGGATGCTCCATCATCATAGGTTGTTAGCTGAATCAGTTGGTGTTGAGGAAGGTCATACATTTATTATGAAAAACGGTGATGTTGTAGACATCGAAAATCGGACCGCTCGCCAAACGAGAAAAATCCAAGCCGGCAATACGTACGTTGATGGAATTGGTGCAGCTGATGTTGGTGAAATCGTCTTGCGCGATCGTAAACAGCTATCAGAAGACGGAATGCTTGTCATTGTATTGACAATGAGTAAAACCGACAAAAATCTCGTGTCTGATCCCGATACGATATCACGTGGATTCGTCTATATGAAGGACTCTGAGGAACTGATGAAGGATGTAAATGACTTAATTTCAAGAACGGTACATGAGTTATCCGAAGAGGATCGCAACGAGTGGCGTGTCATTAAGCAGCAACTAAAGAGATCAGTTGGACAATATTTATTTAAACAAACGAAGAAAAAACCAATGATCTTACCGATTATTATTGAGGTTTAA
- a CDS encoding cyclase family protein gives MNRRNLKMIDLSVPLDPQAKEPMPPQIDYITHEEGAKQAAQLFGLEPEDFPDQKAWANEAITLSTHSGTHVDAPWHYASETNGERSRTIDELPLEWFYGDGVLFDFSNKQQGYEIQVDDFKSQLKEMKYDLKPYDIVLIRTDADKRYYQENYAQSHAGVSADATRWLIDKGIKVMGTDGWGWDIPFYLQANDYKQNPRDGVLWAAHFVGKEQEYCQIEKLANLEKLPVRYGFKVAVFPVSIKHASAGWARPVAILE, from the coding sequence ATGAATCGAAGAAATCTAAAAATGATTGACCTGAGTGTTCCGTTAGATCCACAAGCAAAAGAGCCGATGCCACCACAGATTGACTATATAACCCATGAGGAAGGAGCAAAACAGGCAGCGCAACTCTTTGGGTTAGAACCAGAAGATTTCCCTGATCAAAAGGCATGGGCAAATGAGGCGATCACACTTTCAACTCATTCTGGAACTCATGTTGACGCACCATGGCATTATGCTTCAGAAACGAATGGTGAGCGGTCACGAACGATCGATGAGCTCCCCTTGGAATGGTTTTATGGAGATGGTGTGTTATTTGATTTTAGTAATAAACAACAAGGGTATGAAATTCAAGTTGATGATTTTAAGTCACAATTAAAAGAAATGAAATATGATTTAAAGCCTTATGATATCGTTCTTATCCGAACAGATGCGGATAAGAGATATTACCAAGAGAATTATGCGCAATCCCATGCAGGTGTGTCAGCAGATGCAACGAGGTGGTTAATTGATAAAGGTATTAAGGTCATGGGAACAGATGGTTGGGGATGGGATATTCCATTTTATCTACAAGCGAATGACTATAAACAAAACCCACGAGATGGAGTCCTTTGGGCTGCGCACTTTGTCGGTAAGGAACAAGAGTATTGCCAAATTGAAAAGCTTGCAAATCTTGAAAAGCTCCCTGTAAGGTATGGATTTAAAGTAGCGGTATTTCCAGTCAGTATAAAACATGCGAGTGCAGGATGGGCCAGACCGGTGGCGATTCTAGAATAG
- a CDS encoding sodium:solute symporter family protein — MSFNFVFLLYSFIFIVILLYGGWVTKKWISGSNDYFIAGREVGLLINVFGVAAIGFAGTMITLGPGLALTTGFFGALGFGFVYAIGGLALYGLLFAPYIRRSGAHTLSEWLEMRFDTRTRTLITITTILGLLGIMANNVVSMAIVANGFTGWPLIWTLTVIFFLFLLFTYIGGFWAVTLTDFVQMCIGLIALPVLIITLISKFGGTSFISSQWPGDRSYWTHGFMDGQLSIFSVQYPSIITFVILFACFLVWGNNYYWLRVSSTRSERTAKLSFLYGGLLLLFVPMLILGFVGLYAGSAFGDQFLPHGGTDPMAAFGVVLTALPIAVAALALTGALAASISTSTTALIGASSTAVRDLYQRFFKPKATPKQLKVPAKVITLLLGLLVWLLCFYPGGPLYLFAFSTAWLGPPSILVFLGIWWKRTTVQGAFWGAVLGIVVLSVLTVLDLLQVFSINPYMHVGLVGLVVTLVATIIISLATKPNYYAKKGWNKEVEEPQTININKQERSILRLIFFGYNTMAEISDTLGVDSSVSHKWIESLDKKHLIHRQKYSGAGFYTFALATNAIRFIDISDEERLLSDDQLSMEDIEVLSKINEGIDAFERFVKEKQYDSLKISVILSKLIKQGLLTEFGLLKRKVKINQAGKAMVDKYSYLLS; from the coding sequence ATGAGCTTCAACTTCGTATTCTTATTGTACAGCTTCATTTTCATCGTCATCTTGTTGTACGGTGGATGGGTAACAAAAAAATGGATATCCGGTTCTAATGATTATTTCATAGCAGGACGTGAAGTAGGCTTATTGATTAATGTGTTTGGTGTGGCTGCTATTGGCTTTGCCGGAACCATGATTACATTAGGACCAGGATTAGCGCTAACGACTGGATTTTTTGGAGCTTTGGGATTCGGGTTCGTTTATGCTATAGGTGGATTAGCGTTATATGGACTTTTATTTGCCCCTTACATTAGAAGGTCTGGTGCCCATACATTATCCGAGTGGCTTGAAATGCGGTTTGATACGAGAACGAGAACATTAATCACAATTACAACCATTCTAGGGTTACTCGGAATTATGGCAAATAATGTTGTATCGATGGCAATCGTTGCAAACGGATTTACAGGTTGGCCGCTCATCTGGACATTAACAGTCATCTTCTTCTTGTTTTTACTTTTTACGTATATTGGAGGATTTTGGGCAGTTACGTTAACCGATTTCGTGCAAATGTGTATTGGTTTAATCGCATTGCCCGTTTTAATCATTACCCTTATTTCAAAGTTTGGTGGTACGAGTTTTATCTCTAGTCAATGGCCTGGCGATCGTAGTTATTGGACACATGGGTTTATGGATGGACAGCTCTCGATTTTTTCGGTTCAATATCCGAGCATCATCACCTTTGTGATTTTATTTGCTTGTTTCCTTGTCTGGGGAAATAACTACTATTGGCTTCGTGTCTCGTCCACTAGAAGCGAAAGAACAGCAAAACTTTCATTCTTATACGGTGGCTTATTACTATTGTTTGTTCCAATGCTGATATTAGGGTTTGTTGGATTGTATGCGGGAAGTGCATTTGGGGATCAATTTCTACCACACGGGGGAACAGATCCAATGGCTGCCTTTGGTGTTGTGTTAACTGCTTTACCAATTGCGGTAGCGGCTCTCGCATTAACTGGCGCACTAGCAGCTTCAATTTCAACATCAACGACTGCGTTAATTGGTGCATCAAGTACGGCAGTTCGCGATTTGTATCAGCGTTTTTTTAAGCCGAAAGCAACTCCAAAACAACTTAAAGTCCCAGCCAAAGTAATCACGCTCTTGTTAGGTTTGCTCGTCTGGTTACTATGTTTTTACCCTGGAGGACCCTTGTATTTATTTGCATTCTCTACCGCATGGCTTGGCCCCCCATCCATTTTAGTCTTCTTAGGAATTTGGTGGAAACGGACAACTGTACAAGGCGCTTTTTGGGGAGCTGTCTTAGGTATTGTTGTCTTATCCGTGTTAACGGTATTAGATTTATTGCAGGTCTTTAGCATCAATCCATATATGCATGTTGGCTTAGTAGGATTAGTCGTAACGCTCGTTGCAACGATCATCATTAGTTTAGCGACAAAGCCAAATTATTATGCGAAAAAAGGATGGAACAAAGAAGTAGAAGAGCCCCAAACAATCAATATAAACAAACAAGAACGATCAATTTTGAGACTTATTTTCTTCGGTTACAATACGATGGCAGAGATTAGTGATACGCTTGGTGTCGATTCATCAGTCAGTCATAAATGGATCGAAAGCCTTGATAAAAAACACTTGATCCATCGACAAAAATATAGTGGAGCTGGCTTTTACACATTTGCCCTTGCAACCAATGCAATACGGTTCATCGATATCTCGGATGAAGAAAGGCTGCTTTCTGATGATCAATTATCGATGGAGGATATTGAGGTGCTCTCTAAAATTAACGAGGGAATCGATGCATTTGAGCGTTTTGTAAAAGAAAAACAATATGATTCGCTTAAGATATCTGTCATCCTATCAAAATTAATAAAACAGGGTTTGTTAACAGAGTTTGGACTACTAAAACGTAAGGTCAAAATCAATCAAGCTGGTAAAGCAATGGTAGATAAATATTCCTATTTACTATCATAG
- a CDS encoding fumarylacetoacetate hydrolase family protein produces MKLVTYKQSNGEQRAGCIVDDKVVDLEQSSSGRLPKTLLEFIQHHEVYEPIAKEMIEAGKFRDSIDISDIELLTPLPNAPSVRDFMAFEEHIVNATKRSNLTVAPEWYEIPAFYFTNHLVLRGNNQPITRPPACQMLDYELEIACIIGKEGINIKAEDAEEYIFGYAILNDWSARDLQMKEMKVGLGPAKGKDFATSVGPYLVTKDELETYRKGDRFNLEMTAKVNEKLLSKGNAESIYYTFHEMIERASAGVPLQPGEIIGSGTVGTGCILELGPEVHRWLKPGDEVKLEVDGLGTLINKINE; encoded by the coding sequence ATGAAACTCGTGACTTATAAACAGTCCAATGGTGAACAGAGAGCCGGTTGTATTGTTGATGATAAGGTGGTTGATCTAGAACAATCAAGTAGTGGACGATTACCAAAAACGCTCTTGGAGTTTATCCAGCATCATGAAGTATACGAACCGATTGCAAAAGAGATGATTGAGGCTGGTAAATTCCGTGACAGCATAGATATTTCTGATATTGAATTACTGACACCACTTCCCAATGCTCCTAGTGTGAGAGATTTTATGGCATTTGAGGAACATATCGTAAATGCGACGAAACGAAGTAATCTTACAGTTGCTCCAGAGTGGTATGAAATCCCTGCCTTTTATTTTACAAATCATCTTGTCTTAAGAGGGAATAACCAACCAATCACACGTCCTCCTGCTTGCCAAATGCTAGATTATGAATTAGAGATTGCCTGTATTATCGGTAAAGAAGGGATCAATATTAAAGCAGAGGATGCGGAAGAATATATTTTTGGTTATGCGATATTAAATGACTGGTCGGCGAGAGATTTACAGATGAAAGAAATGAAAGTTGGACTTGGGCCAGCAAAAGGAAAGGATTTTGCAACATCAGTTGGTCCTTATTTGGTAACAAAAGATGAGTTAGAAACGTACCGAAAAGGCGATCGTTTCAATTTAGAGATGACAGCAAAGGTTAATGAGAAACTATTATCAAAAGGGAACGCAGAGAGTATCTACTACACGTTCCATGAGATGATCGAACGCGCGTCAGCTGGTGTTCCACTACAACCAGGAGAAATTATAGGGTCTGGGACAGTTGGGACAGGATGCATACTTGAATTAGGACCTGAGGTTCATCGTTGGTTAAAACCAGGTGATGAAGTAAAGCTTGAAGTTGACGGGCTAGGTACACTTATTAACAAAATTAATGAGTAG
- a CDS encoding VOC family protein: MIKKLEHTAIIVKDIEESIDYYCDMFGFKLRAKGDNGIRYLAFLYHEHQPEVEIELMQDMKEGTEYSSVGIVNHLAFTVDHIEESIDYYKKKGVVFNSETINRSVDGAKTIFFHGPNGELLQLVEPTRT, encoded by the coding sequence ATGATCAAAAAACTAGAGCATACAGCAATTATCGTAAAAGATATTGAAGAATCGATTGACTACTACTGTGATATGTTTGGGTTCAAACTACGTGCAAAAGGAGATAATGGGATAAGGTACTTAGCTTTTCTCTATCACGAACATCAACCTGAAGTCGAGATCGAATTAATGCAAGATATGAAAGAAGGAACGGAATATTCTAGTGTTGGTATTGTCAATCACCTAGCGTTTACGGTCGATCATATCGAGGAATCGATTGATTACTATAAGAAAAAAGGTGTCGTGTTCAATTCGGAAACAATAAATCGCTCTGTTGATGGGGCGAAGACAATCTTCTTTCATGGACCGAATGGAGAGTTATTGCAACTCGTTGAGCCAACACGTACATAA
- a CDS encoding WG repeat-containing protein, with protein MGMVNSGTLHKQLLPAYVNTKNGKRWGYINEGGRFILKPRFDEANDFQDNGLAIVTEKRKTGLIDQTGRFVLPPTYLSMLPFTEGRAIVMDEAGFKIIDELGRELTQKAYPLIKPFKGQRAIFTARTSSGSVQYGYLDVDGNEVIPAQFENAYDFTDDKALVQIGESKFAIINKLGEVIQTFPYALMMGYQEGLIAYKKTFNDPWGYVDEQGRIVISPQFSTALPFQEGRAVVNTSDGMKNEYGVIDKAGRFIIPPKYHDCKPLGEQRIAVGIASDSQQPFVGSIYAIADLNGYLLTDFIYDHVGEYKEGLSTVTVDRSSFFIDRSGDAATSLPVIPGIGSLDLEGNIIQAHVDHRLLYYNRQGEVVYKPNSLFPLNDQYRIRMKKYNPNKDYLVYYPHVEGLHNENAQEQVNAYLKQKAKAMNVPENEPLDYNYFGTFAVEFFKKDLLVIKIEGYHYPFGAAHGMPYQVHVHIDLMTGAIYELSDLFKPDSDYVKVISDLVEKQMQEEATQGDTYYFLDQYEGIQPNQPFYITEDRLAIYFQPYEIAAYAAGFPTFFIRYEELIGLIDVEGAFWKSFKN; from the coding sequence ATGGGAATGGTAAATAGTGGAACATTACACAAGCAATTGCTCCCGGCCTATGTCAATACAAAGAACGGCAAAAGGTGGGGTTACATTAATGAAGGTGGTCGCTTCATCCTCAAGCCAAGGTTTGATGAAGCGAATGATTTTCAAGATAACGGTCTCGCGATTGTTACCGAAAAACGAAAAACGGGTTTGATTGATCAGACTGGACGCTTTGTCCTACCGCCTACGTACCTTTCGATGTTGCCTTTTACTGAAGGGCGAGCCATCGTTATGGATGAGGCAGGGTTTAAAATCATTGATGAATTAGGTCGAGAGTTAACCCAAAAAGCATATCCATTAATCAAACCGTTCAAGGGACAACGAGCCATCTTTACTGCACGTACGTCTAGTGGGAGTGTTCAGTACGGGTATTTGGATGTAGATGGGAATGAAGTGATCCCCGCCCAATTTGAAAACGCCTATGATTTTACAGACGATAAAGCCCTTGTACAGATCGGAGAGAGCAAATTTGCGATCATTAATAAATTAGGAGAGGTTATTCAAACCTTTCCCTATGCGCTAATGATGGGTTATCAAGAAGGATTGATTGCCTATAAGAAAACCTTTAATGACCCGTGGGGATATGTCGATGAACAAGGCCGTATCGTCATTTCGCCACAGTTTTCAACCGCATTGCCTTTTCAAGAGGGGCGAGCGGTTGTTAATACGTCTGATGGAATGAAGAACGAGTATGGTGTCATTGACAAGGCAGGTCGCTTTATCATTCCACCCAAGTATCATGATTGTAAGCCACTAGGTGAACAACGGATTGCCGTTGGTATCGCGAGCGACTCGCAACAACCATTTGTTGGTTCGATCTATGCGATTGCAGATCTTAATGGATATCTCCTCACCGATTTTATTTATGATCATGTTGGTGAGTATAAAGAAGGGTTAAGCACTGTTACGGTCGATCGATCAAGTTTTTTTATTGACCGAAGTGGGGATGCTGCTACATCTTTACCGGTTATACCGGGGATAGGGTCACTAGATCTTGAAGGAAACATCATTCAGGCTCATGTTGATCATCGTTTACTGTACTATAACCGGCAAGGAGAGGTTGTCTACAAGCCAAACTCACTTTTTCCGTTAAATGATCAGTACCGTATTCGTATGAAGAAGTACAATCCAAACAAGGATTATTTAGTGTATTATCCACACGTCGAAGGATTGCATAACGAAAATGCACAAGAGCAAGTCAATGCCTATTTGAAACAAAAGGCGAAAGCGATGAACGTGCCTGAGAATGAGCCACTCGATTATAATTATTTTGGTACGTTTGCAGTCGAATTTTTCAAAAAAGATCTGCTTGTGATCAAGATAGAAGGGTACCATTATCCATTTGGTGCTGCACATGGCATGCCTTATCAAGTGCACGTCCACATTGACTTAATGACGGGAGCTATTTATGAATTAAGTGATCTGTTTAAGCCTGATAGCGATTATGTGAAGGTGATTAGTGATCTGGTTGAAAAGCAAATGCAGGAAGAAGCAACTCAAGGCGATACTTACTATTTTTTGGATCAATATGAGGGGATACAACCGAATCAACCGTTTTATATTACAGAAGACCGGCTAGCGATTTATTTTCAACCATATGAGATTGCTGCGTATGCTGCAGGATTTCCAACCTTTTTTATCCGATATGAAGAGTTGATCGGGCTAATTGATGTAGAAGGTGCCTTTTGGAAATCATTTAAAAACTAG
- a CDS encoding nitroreductase family protein yields MEERSSVRKYKRGEKIPRETLEKVLKMAGTAPSAWNLQHWKFVVVEDQTRKDELVPIAYGQEQVSDASAVIIVLGDTEADQNGEIVYKDAPTEVKETLLGNIKQAYENVPNFAVDEAIRNASFAAMQLMLAAKALDLDTCPIGGFDRDAIVEKLNIPQRYLPSMMITIGYAAAPAHPTDRFSLDEIVVNERF; encoded by the coding sequence ATGGAGGAGCGTTCTAGCGTTCGTAAATATAAAAGGGGCGAAAAAATCCCAAGAGAAACGTTGGAAAAGGTATTGAAAATGGCAGGAACGGCACCATCAGCCTGGAACCTTCAACATTGGAAGTTTGTCGTCGTCGAAGACCAAACGAGAAAAGATGAGTTAGTTCCGATTGCATATGGGCAAGAACAGGTTTCTGATGCTTCGGCGGTGATTATTGTCTTAGGTGATACAGAAGCTGATCAGAATGGTGAAATCGTTTATAAAGATGCTCCTACAGAAGTAAAGGAGACGTTGCTAGGAAACATTAAACAAGCCTACGAAAATGTACCAAATTTCGCTGTTGATGAAGCGATTCGTAATGCTTCATTTGCTGCGATGCAACTCATGCTAGCTGCTAAGGCATTGGACCTTGATACATGTCCAATTGGTGGATTTGACCGTGATGCGATTGTTGAAAAATTAAATATTCCACAACGTTATCTGCCATCGATGATGATTACGATTGGCTATGCGGCTGCTCCAGCACATCCAACTGACCGTTTCTCATTAGATGAGATCGTCGTAAACGAACGTTTTTAA
- a CDS encoding DUF3006 domain-containing protein, which yields MSKYTVDLIEAEIATLLLRSDETVVKEVPTHQLPPNLKEGDIIEISFAADGTTVLQAAILENDTKQAKQKADALLQKILAKNKKQ from the coding sequence ATGAGTAAATACACCGTCGACCTGATTGAAGCAGAAATCGCCACCCTTTTGTTACGTAGCGATGAAACGGTTGTAAAAGAAGTCCCAACCCATCAACTGCCTCCGAACCTTAAAGAAGGAGATATCATCGAGATTTCATTTGCAGCAGATGGAACTACGGTCTTACAAGCAGCCATTCTTGAGAATGACACAAAACAAGCGAAGCAAAAGGCAGATGCGCTATTACAGAAAATACTTGCGAAAAATAAAAAGCAATAG